From Salmo salar chromosome ssa09, Ssal_v3.1, whole genome shotgun sequence:
TAAGGATGAACAAGTgagatcaataagggatcatggcttGTATTTGAATCTAGCCACAAAATGAAGGAAATTAGAACGGAGGGATTTCATCAAGGCTATTTTCTGGCCTGCCGAAATCccccccccttctaatttcctttAGCCACACAATTAAGGAAATTAGGGGGGGGTTCGGCAGGCCAGATAATAGCCTTGCCGAAATCCCCCCCCCCTTCTAATTcccttaattttgtggctagattcaaatactttctgtggcacacactACTGGTCAACATGAACTACCAAAATGACTCAAGTGTGCTAGGCCTTGCAGTCCAAAGATAAAGGGGGGGATTTCGGCAGGCAAGAAAATTGCCTTACCGAAATCCCCCCCCttttctaatttccttaattttgtggctagtCAAATACTTTCTCTGGCACACACTACTGgttattgcacacgcgcacttcagCCGTTCCCTAAATTAAATATGCAAATATATGCAAATAACTCCTTGTTTGTTTTGCCAACTATGATTAACgtgttcccattggaaacgacaagcTGCGATCTATCGTGGTTTAGTTATAAAACATCTTTGGTCAACACATTCACTTCTTATGCCAGATAAAGCAAATGGAATGAATATTTGAAATACAGATGGAGACCAGAGTTCCACATTTCGCGAGAGTTGCGCAAACACGCATTTTTACAGGTGCGACAAGGCCCTACTACCTGGCTGTAAAAATTCGACCAATTTCACCACACTGTCCTAGGGCGGACTAGTACGGTTGTCCATCAGCAGTAATTGTTTATTACTTTGTAACGACTCGAAATTGTAGCGCAAGCGTTTAGTCGGCTACACCTAAGATTTACCATACTAGGCCCCGCTCAACTACATTGCAAAACGTTGAGTTCAGTCGACTACGTAAGGTAATTAACTACAACACCTCAGGCTAAGATACCCAAGTAGCCGAGTTATTTTCGAACCATTCTCGACCCAAAAAGGATACTGAAGATTGCTCTCTCCCAAGGTTCCAACATGTATAACGCCGTGACGAGAATATACTGGTAATACAACCAGGAGATTTTCTTCCAGACATCTTCAAACGCCATAACTTTACGTCGTATTCTCTTCTTTTAATGATCGCCGATTAGTTCCTGGTAACAATGACGTTTAATCACACGTTTTTCTTTGTCAACCAATCACGAATTCCATGAAAAACGACAAGCAAAGGGGAGTTCCCACTTCCTGTCCTTACTCCTCAGATTTCAAAAGAAAAGCTTATTCTATAAAATACACTGCTACCAAAGAAATGGAAAGTACAATCTTTGGTGCTAATTTAAGCCCACTAGGGACCAGTAATGTCGCCATCCCTCCTTGCTTTTGGATAAAACTTTTAGGATAAATCTGAACCAAATCTCTTTCTGCTACAACTAAGATCTAGTTTACATGATTCAATGACATTGGGTTGAAATATTCCCTTTACATTTTTGCTCATTGCAATAAACTCAAacatatgtttttttttcttatttctaGTAATACAATCAGAGGAAAGTTCTGTAAGAGTTTAGCTACAAAATAATattaaaaacatgaacattttaTTTTGATATGTACTAATGACCAAATATCTGTGGTAGCCAGGTCCAACTTCAGAAAAACAAAATAAGTAGATTtgttgcacacacacaaaaaaatatatctatctatcaagaaaaatacaataaatacCATAGGGATAAATTTAGTATAACGTTGGAGGACAGTGGCTGTACAGCATATCTTATAACAGAAAAATATGTTGGCATGTGCATTCAGGTAACAAATGTCTTAACAGAGATATCACAAAGGTCACAGCAACAGTCATTTTAGCAGTGGCTGGCGAGGATGTTAAAAAAGTGGTAGACCTCGTCCTTATCGAGCACTGCCACCTCAGTGGAGCACTCTGTACACTggacaggatgg
This genomic window contains:
- the sptssa gene encoding serine palmitoyltransferase small subunit A, producing MAFEDVWKKISWLYYQYILVTALYMLEPWERAIFNSILISVAGMAVYTGYVFMPQHIMAILQYFEMVQ